A DNA window from Azotosporobacter soli contains the following coding sequences:
- a CDS encoding sensor histidine kinase, producing MFSRIRNQLTLLYTLLTACSLLGFALLFYFGLSSLLLREEEQATIELAKRQLLVYHELLEKAEHSRSEAKGKRSPLVTVSGDNFYYLLTKDGQLLGGNEPVPSLRADILARAASQLPGRAESVKFSLEDGRELSLMLASVPVNSEERVSGQLIMAKDLSAYAHFQRLLLQSLSAASLVFLLVAALAGHVAAGRALIPIRKSFAAQRQFVADASHELRTPLSVIQASLDVLEQEEGSRISGLSQQILADAKDEVRRMSRLVGDLLTLARADSGALEILRTEFALRPVAEHVIRSLQHIARPKDIALVLDAPSEMLIHADRDRLSQLFFLLLDNGIKYTPPGGCVTLSIAAAADKKTPGISIVVRDTGSGIAAADLPLIFERFYRADKTRSRVDGGFGLGLPIARWIVEAHGGEIEVASRPDGGTAFNIFLPL from the coding sequence ATGTTTAGCCGCATTCGCAACCAGCTGACCTTGCTGTATACTCTGCTTACCGCCTGTTCATTGCTGGGCTTCGCGCTGTTGTTCTATTTCGGATTATCCTCGCTGCTGTTACGCGAAGAGGAGCAGGCTACTATCGAACTCGCCAAACGTCAATTGCTTGTCTATCACGAGTTGTTGGAAAAGGCCGAGCATTCGCGTTCGGAGGCTAAGGGCAAACGTTCCCCGCTTGTTACCGTGAGCGGCGACAATTTTTATTATCTTCTAACGAAGGACGGTCAATTGCTGGGCGGCAACGAACCCGTTCCATCCCTGCGCGCCGACATTTTGGCGCGAGCGGCCAGCCAACTGCCTGGCCGCGCCGAGAGCGTGAAATTTTCCCTGGAGGATGGGCGGGAACTTTCGCTGATGTTGGCCAGCGTGCCGGTCAATAGTGAAGAGCGTGTTTCCGGGCAGCTTATTATGGCCAAAGATTTGTCTGCTTATGCGCACTTTCAGCGTCTGTTGCTGCAGAGTTTGAGCGCGGCGTCGCTGGTTTTCTTGCTGGTTGCCGCTCTGGCAGGCCATGTCGCCGCCGGGCGGGCGTTAATACCAATCCGCAAATCCTTCGCTGCGCAGCGGCAGTTCGTTGCTGACGCATCGCACGAATTGCGCACGCCGCTCAGCGTCATCCAGGCCTCTCTGGACGTGTTGGAGCAGGAGGAGGGCAGCCGTATTTCCGGCCTGTCCCAGCAAATCCTAGCGGATGCCAAAGATGAAGTCCGTCGCATGAGTCGTTTGGTCGGCGACCTGCTTACGCTGGCCCGTGCGGATTCCGGTGCGCTGGAAATTCTGAGAACGGAGTTTGCTTTGCGTCCCGTGGCTGAGCATGTGATACGCTCTTTGCAGCATATCGCGCGCCCCAAAGACATCGCACTGGTTCTGGATGCACCGTCAGAGATGCTGATTCACGCCGATCGGGATCGACTGTCTCAGCTGTTTTTTCTGCTGCTTGACAATGGCATCAAGTATACGCCGCCGGGCGGTTGCGTCACGCTGTCAATCGCCGCGGCTGCAGACAAAAAAACTCCGGGCATAAGCATCGTGGTTCGGGACACCGGCAGTGGCATTGCCGCCGCTGACCTGCCGCTTATTTTCGAAAGATTTTACCGTGCCGATAAGACACGTTCCCGCGTCGACGGCGGTTTTGGCCTAGGGCTTCCGATTGCCCGCTGGATTGTCGAGGCTCACGGCGGAGAAATTGAAGTGGCTTCTCGGCCGGACGGCGGTACTGCATTTAATATTTTTCTGCCGCTATGA
- a CDS encoding PhzF family phenazine biosynthesis protein, with protein MRYYIVDAFSDKVFEGNPAAVCVMEEWLPDGVMQKIAMENNLSETAFAVKEGSRYHLRWFTPSEEIDLCGHATLATAYIITNFVEPDATSVQFDTLSGVLSVRKEADLYELDFPSYELKPVAVTDAMAEALHFRPLEAYVGRDLLCVMENERQVMDANPDSNKLLELEGLLVHMTAKGTEFDCVSRSFAPKLGVKEDPVCGSGHCHIIPFWSKRLNKRKLVARQASARGGTLYCEDKGDRVALRGHAVLYAMGEMKI; from the coding sequence ATGCGATATTATATTGTCGATGCTTTTAGCGACAAGGTATTTGAAGGGAACCCGGCTGCGGTGTGCGTGATGGAAGAGTGGTTGCCGGATGGGGTAATGCAGAAAATAGCAATGGAGAACAATCTTTCGGAAACGGCTTTTGCTGTAAAAGAGGGAAGTCGTTATCACTTGCGCTGGTTTACGCCAAGTGAGGAAATTGATTTGTGCGGTCACGCTACGCTGGCGACTGCTTATATCATCACGAATTTCGTCGAACCGGATGCAACAAGCGTTCAGTTCGATACGCTGAGCGGTGTGTTAAGCGTAAGAAAAGAGGCTGACCTGTACGAACTCGATTTTCCGAGCTACGAGTTAAAACCAGTGGCTGTTACCGATGCAATGGCGGAAGCGCTGCACTTCCGTCCGCTGGAGGCTTATGTAGGACGCGACTTGCTCTGCGTCATGGAAAATGAGCGGCAGGTCATGGATGCAAATCCCGATTCCAATAAATTACTCGAGTTAGAGGGACTGTTGGTTCACATGACGGCAAAAGGGACGGAATTTGACTGCGTGTCGCGCAGCTTTGCCCCGAAGCTTGGCGTGAAAGAAGATCCAGTCTGCGGCTCTGGGCACTGCCATATCATACCTTTCTGGTCTAAGCGATTGAACAAGCGCAAGCTGGTCGCGCGTCAAGCGTCAGCGCGCGGGGGGACGCTTTATTGCGAGGATAAAGGGGACAGAGTGGCTTTGCGCGGTCATGCGGTTTTATACGCGATGGGTGAAATGAAAATCTGA
- a CDS encoding FAD:protein FMN transferase: protein MNTFHAMNTDFLLAGLTQTKAAAVQISIQEAQHRFSRFEAESEISRINRHSGQWLTVSELTFQLLQAAIDAYEETDGLFHPFLGEMMQQIGYDRSFEHLNAPPDWGTFRSARVAVAPTADCPLSVYLELEEKNSQVRLTPGVSLDLGGIAKGWIAQQNCDRLQLEGVSSGLIDAGGDVVLWGRHPQHTLWGVGVASPGSSGSDIAALWCEGTTAIATSSIVKRRWRTRTNKDQHHIIDPRSQGPADSDLLQVTVLARDLISAEQYAKCLLILGSQTGFAWLQRKKPTLAFIAVRSDGRVISSDNLHWYCSEWEVQSNANVI from the coding sequence ATGAATACCTTTCATGCCATGAACACCGATTTTCTGCTGGCCGGTCTGACGCAGACAAAAGCAGCGGCTGTTCAAATATCCATTCAAGAGGCGCAGCATAGGTTCAGCCGTTTTGAAGCAGAGAGTGAAATTTCGCGCATTAACCGGCACAGTGGCCAGTGGCTTACGGTTTCTGAATTGACATTTCAATTGTTGCAGGCTGCCATCGATGCGTATGAGGAAACGGACGGCTTGTTTCATCCGTTTCTGGGCGAGATGATGCAGCAAATTGGTTATGATCGAAGTTTTGAGCATTTGAACGCGCCGCCGGACTGGGGGACGTTTCGCAGCGCACGCGTTGCCGTAGCGCCGACTGCCGACTGCCCGTTGTCCGTCTATCTGGAACTGGAGGAAAAAAACTCGCAGGTTCGTTTAACGCCGGGCGTTTCCCTCGATCTTGGCGGCATCGCCAAAGGCTGGATTGCCCAGCAGAATTGTGACCGACTTCAACTGGAAGGGGTAAGCAGCGGCTTGATCGACGCCGGAGGTGACGTCGTTTTATGGGGGCGACATCCGCAGCATACACTTTGGGGAGTCGGCGTGGCCTCGCCCGGCAGCTCCGGCAGCGATATTGCTGCATTGTGGTGCGAGGGAACGACCGCGATCGCCACCAGCAGCATCGTCAAGCGACGTTGGCGAACGCGGACAAACAAAGACCAACATCATATCATCGATCCGCGCAGCCAGGGCCCGGCAGATTCGGATTTGCTGCAGGTGACGGTTTTAGCCCGCGATCTTATCAGCGCGGAACAGTATGCCAAGTGTTTGCTGATTCTGGGATCGCAAACGGGTTTCGCCTGGTTGCAGCGAAAAAAGCCTACGCTCGCTTTTATCGCGGTTCGCAGCGACGGGCGCGTAATCAGCAGCGATAACTTACACTGGTATTGTTCGGAATGGGAGGTGCAATCGAATGCTAACGTTATCTGA
- a CDS encoding response regulator transcription factor translates to MQILLVEDDQRLGKLVKHMLEHEGYRVKWAIRGDEALALASDFVYDVIILDWMIPVLEGAALCRQLREQRYQKPILMLTAKDAVADRVSGLDAGADDYLVKPFEFSELFARIRALTRRGETPLQEEIVSRGPLTLNRSARTVECNGRQVQLTAREFQLLDFLVQNSGQVLPREVILDRIWGLGSEVSDNNLDAYIRLLRKKIDEPGGATLIQTVRGIGYKVEI, encoded by the coding sequence ATGCAGATACTGCTCGTGGAAGATGATCAACGGCTGGGAAAACTGGTCAAACATATGCTGGAACACGAAGGCTATCGCGTCAAGTGGGCGATACGGGGCGATGAGGCGCTTGCTCTGGCCTCAGACTTTGTCTATGACGTTATCATTCTGGACTGGATGATACCTGTACTGGAAGGGGCGGCGCTCTGCCGACAGCTGCGCGAACAACGTTATCAAAAACCGATTCTGATGCTGACGGCCAAAGACGCCGTTGCTGACCGCGTATCCGGCTTGGATGCTGGCGCAGACGACTATCTGGTAAAGCCTTTCGAGTTCAGCGAATTGTTCGCTCGCATCAGGGCGTTGACCCGGCGCGGCGAAACGCCGCTTCAGGAGGAAATCGTCAGTCGGGGGCCGTTGACCTTGAACCGGAGCGCACGGACTGTCGAATGCAACGGACGGCAAGTACAGCTTACGGCTCGCGAATTCCAACTTCTCGATTTTCTGGTGCAAAACTCCGGGCAGGTACTGCCGCGCGAAGTGATTCTCGACCGGATCTGGGGACTGGGCAGCGAGGTCTCCGACAATAATCTGGATGCCTATATTCGTCTGTTGCGAAAAAAAATCGATGAGCCGGGCGGTGCAACTTTGATTCAGACCGTTCGCGGCATCGGCTACAAGGTGGAGATATAA
- a CDS encoding DUF3100 domain-containing protein, with translation MDFFRKIKLHLFVLLIVVAAEKIGMIKYGLLILLPLLHAMVLGGVVSYPRLNLLTRSQMERAAAILPMAMMLLLVKIGLDIGPNISMLLHSKGALLLQEIGHFLGTVLLGLPIAVLLNMGREAVGATYSIAREPNIAIIAEKYGLDSPEGRGVMAMYVCGTLFGAVWMAVLAGAVAKLDLFHPYALAMGAGIGSGSMMAASVGSIIAIYPEQEQQIRAYAGAANLMSTILGIYVSLFLSLPIANRLYVLLNKLAGRKAAGREVA, from the coding sequence ATGGATTTTTTTCGTAAAATAAAACTACATCTATTTGTATTGTTAATTGTTGTTGCTGCGGAAAAAATTGGCATGATCAAGTATGGTCTACTGATTTTGTTGCCGCTATTGCATGCGATGGTTTTGGGCGGCGTGGTGAGTTATCCGCGGCTTAATCTGTTGACGCGGTCGCAAATGGAGAGGGCGGCGGCTATTTTGCCGATGGCGATGATGTTGCTGTTGGTGAAGATCGGTCTTGATATCGGGCCGAATATTTCGATGCTGCTGCATTCCAAAGGTGCGTTGCTGCTCCAGGAAATAGGCCATTTCTTAGGAACGGTATTGCTGGGCTTGCCGATTGCCGTCTTGCTGAACATGGGGCGCGAAGCGGTCGGAGCGACCTATTCAATTGCTCGGGAACCGAACATTGCCATTATTGCGGAAAAATATGGACTTGATTCGCCGGAAGGGCGCGGCGTTATGGCGATGTATGTGTGCGGTACGCTGTTCGGCGCGGTTTGGATGGCGGTTTTGGCTGGCGCGGTTGCAAAGCTTGATTTGTTTCATCCCTATGCGTTGGCCATGGGGGCGGGAATCGGCAGCGGCAGCATGATGGCCGCTTCGGTGGGCTCTATTATTGCGATATATCCTGAACAGGAGCAGCAAATCAGAGCGTATGCCGGTGCTGCTAATTTGATGTCGACGATATTGGGCATCTATGTAAGCCTGTTCCTGTCGTTGCCGATTGCCAATCGGCTATATGTTTTGCTGAATAAACTGGCGGGGCGCAAAGCTGCTGGTCGGGAGGTAGCATGA
- a CDS encoding ferric reductase-like transmembrane domain-containing protein yields the protein MLTLSDVAAAFSTWHIARAAGLTAYLLLFTVTASGLLQSLRLIDAKHRPRLARLHQKSLYSLLLFTLLHALILLFDKHVSFSLADVLIPYWSDAYSWPLALGILAFYALLTIAITTVPAIIKLSGAKLWRYAHYLAFPAYWLALYHGFTLGSDSGNKFVLALYAVTGGLTACLTLLRIGYSLKKRGYYDADTARGR from the coding sequence ATGCTAACGTTATCTGACGTTGCGGCTGCCTTTTCCACCTGGCACATTGCCCGGGCAGCTGGACTGACTGCATATTTGCTGCTGTTTACGGTTACTGCCAGCGGTCTTTTGCAGAGCCTGCGCCTCATCGACGCAAAGCATCGCCCCCGTTTGGCCAGACTTCACCAAAAATCACTGTATTCATTGCTGCTGTTTACTTTGTTGCACGCTTTGATTCTCTTGTTTGACAAACACGTGTCTTTTTCTCTGGCGGACGTTCTTATTCCGTATTGGTCAGATGCCTATTCCTGGCCGCTGGCGCTGGGCATTCTGGCTTTTTATGCCCTGCTGACTATCGCAATCACCACTGTTCCGGCTATAATAAAACTATCCGGGGCAAAACTGTGGCGGTATGCTCACTATCTGGCTTTCCCCGCTTATTGGCTGGCCCTGTATCACGGCTTTACGCTGGGTTCGGACAGCGGCAACAAATTTGTTTTGGCTCTCTATGCGGTTACCGGCGGTCTGACCGCTTGCCTGACTTTACTCCGAATCGGATACTCTTTGAAAAAGAGGGGCTATTATGATGCAGATACTGCTCGTGGAAGATGA
- a CDS encoding carboxymuconolactone decarboxylase family protein, with product MKDKESSSDLLRYYREELKWNPPFAEAMGKYTPKALEGYLGMRQAVNEGALPRKTVELLFTILDSLDDETAGAKAHAIAAIDAGLTVQELVEAFNIVTIVKGINVMCKSGVAAIEAAEEHSRKNTEAESV from the coding sequence ATGAAAGACAAAGAATCTTCGAGCGACTTATTACGTTATTACCGGGAAGAACTGAAATGGAATCCGCCGTTCGCAGAGGCGATGGGGAAATATACGCCCAAGGCGTTGGAAGGGTATCTTGGAATGCGCCAAGCGGTGAATGAGGGCGCTCTGCCGCGCAAGACAGTTGAGCTGCTCTTTACGATACTGGATAGTCTGGACGATGAAACAGCCGGGGCGAAGGCGCATGCGATCGCGGCGATTGACGCGGGCTTGACGGTGCAGGAGCTGGTCGAGGCGTTTAACATCGTGACGATTGTCAAAGGGATTAATGTCATGTGCAAAAGCGGTGTTGCTGCGATCGAGGCGGCAGAAGAGCACAGTCGCAAAAATACGGAAGCGGAAAGCGTATAA